A section of the Marinimicrobium koreense genome encodes:
- a CDS encoding SurA N-terminal domain-containing protein, producing the protein MLQTIRDNSKGVVAGILVGFLVIIFALSGAEALFSGSSRSGEVVSVDGESITENEVAREIYRQRQQILNQYGDSVPSEFVSDERLREPAIEALVQRKVLIQHARKQGMGVSESTLDQLILSFPQFAGDSGQFDPNRYQQVLRSMGYTPAQYKALLRQELLLNQLSSGVAASGFVTPAELERFAALNFQSRDFQYATLSRDQVADQVEVTDSDIEAFYQSNQNQFRQPEQVAVDYIDLSVANLMADIEIDEQTLRDQFEQNQAAQEGQEAERRVAHILFEDSSDERIAEVEGALEEGASFAELAEQYSEDLGSSGQGGDLGFVSGEGLPEAFMAAVDSLEVGEVSAPVETEAGVHLIKVTEQRGSEVATFEDARERIAQQLKRVEAENEFVTLMERLSELSYNADSLQSVADELNLPLENTGLFGRNGGPGVAGETTVVEAAFSEEVLERENSSDLIELANDRVVVIKKTDYQEAYVKPLEEVREQIARQLRNERIQSLLAERGEALREAVASGESLSAVAEEAGLEVQAEEKVERRASDLDRALVQHVFSLPKPSGEPVVSGVSIRDGYAVVVLTQAQDGQWSDLSEEEQQSLRRNLAQMQGQQEYLAYREQLRQDVTVER; encoded by the coding sequence ATGCTGCAGACGATTCGCGACAACTCCAAAGGTGTGGTAGCCGGTATTCTGGTCGGCTTCCTGGTGATTATTTTCGCTTTGTCCGGTGCCGAAGCGCTGTTTTCGGGTTCCAGCCGCTCCGGCGAAGTGGTTTCCGTTGATGGTGAATCCATTACCGAGAATGAGGTGGCTCGGGAAATCTATCGCCAGCGCCAGCAGATTCTCAATCAGTATGGCGACTCCGTTCCTTCCGAATTTGTCAGCGATGAGCGTCTGCGCGAGCCGGCCATTGAGGCGCTGGTCCAGCGCAAAGTCCTGATTCAGCATGCCCGCAAGCAGGGTATGGGGGTCAGTGAAAGCACTCTGGATCAGTTGATTCTGAGTTTCCCGCAGTTCGCGGGTGACAGTGGCCAGTTTGATCCGAATCGCTACCAACAGGTGCTGCGCTCCATGGGCTATACCCCTGCCCAGTACAAGGCCCTGCTGCGTCAGGAACTGCTGCTGAATCAGTTGTCTTCCGGTGTCGCCGCCAGTGGCTTTGTGACTCCAGCCGAGCTGGAGCGGTTTGCTGCATTGAACTTCCAGAGCCGCGATTTCCAGTACGCCACCCTGAGCCGCGATCAGGTCGCGGACCAGGTCGAGGTGACGGACAGTGACATCGAAGCTTTCTATCAGAGTAACCAGAATCAATTCCGTCAGCCCGAGCAGGTGGCCGTCGATTATATTGATCTGAGCGTTGCCAACCTGATGGCGGACATTGAGATTGATGAGCAGACCCTGCGCGACCAGTTCGAGCAGAACCAGGCGGCTCAGGAAGGGCAGGAGGCGGAACGTCGCGTTGCCCATATTCTGTTTGAAGATTCTAGCGACGAGCGGATTGCCGAGGTGGAGGGAGCGCTTGAAGAGGGCGCTTCTTTTGCCGAATTGGCCGAACAATACTCTGAAGATCTCGGGTCCAGCGGGCAGGGCGGAGATCTGGGCTTCGTTTCCGGCGAGGGCCTCCCCGAAGCCTTCATGGCCGCCGTTGACTCACTAGAGGTCGGTGAAGTGTCGGCTCCGGTTGAAACCGAGGCCGGGGTTCATCTGATCAAAGTGACCGAGCAGCGGGGTTCGGAAGTGGCCACGTTTGAAGATGCTCGGGAGCGCATTGCGCAGCAGCTCAAGCGGGTCGAAGCGGAAAATGAATTCGTCACTCTGATGGAGCGTCTGAGTGAGCTATCCTACAACGCTGATAGCCTGCAATCTGTCGCGGATGAGTTGAATCTGCCCCTGGAAAACACCGGTCTGTTTGGACGCAATGGTGGCCCGGGAGTGGCCGGGGAGACCACTGTTGTCGAAGCGGCATTTTCGGAGGAAGTTCTCGAGCGTGAAAACAGCAGTGATCTGATCGAGTTGGCAAACGATCGGGTCGTGGTGATCAAGAAGACCGACTACCAGGAGGCCTACGTCAAGCCCCTGGAGGAAGTGCGCGAACAGATTGCCCGGCAGTTGCGCAATGAGCGGATCCAGTCTTTGCTGGCGGAGCGCGGTGAAGCTCTTCGTGAGGCGGTGGCGTCTGGCGAATCACTCTCCGCGGTGGCGGAAGAGGCCGGGCTTGAAGTTCAGGCGGAGGAAAAGGTTGAGCGTCGCGCAAGCGATCTGGACCGCGCGCTGGTCCAGCATGTGTTTTCACTGCCCAAGCCCTCTGGTGAGCCCGTGGTCAGTGGTGTGTCGATCCGCGATGGCTATGCCGTTGTGGTGTTGACCCAGGCGCAGGATGGCCAGTGGAGCGATCTGAGTGAAGAGGAGCAGCAGTCGCTGCGACGCAACCTGGCGCAGATGCAAGGGCAGCAGGAATACCTTGCGTATCGTGAACAGTTGCGCCAAGACGTCACTGTCGAGCGTTGA
- a CDS encoding HU family DNA-binding protein has protein sequence MNKSELIEAIAASADIPKAAAGRALDAMVDNITGALQKGDQVVLVGFGTFAVKERAARTGRNPQTGAEIQIAAAKVPSFKAGKALKDAVN, from the coding sequence GTGAACAAATCCGAGCTGATTGAAGCCATCGCCGCATCTGCGGATATTCCTAAAGCTGCTGCCGGCCGTGCGCTCGACGCAATGGTTGACAACATTACTGGTGCTCTGCAGAAGGGCGATCAGGTTGTTCTGGTCGGTTTTGGTACCTTCGCTGTGAAAGAGCGTGCCGCGCGCACCGGCCGCAACCCACAGACCGGCGCCGAGATCCAGATCGCCGCTGCCAAGGTGCCCAGTTTTAAAGCGGGTAAGGCACTGAAAGACGCGGTCAACTAA